One Defluviimonas sp. SAOS-178_SWC DNA window includes the following coding sequences:
- a CDS encoding NYN domain-containing protein has product MFYKDERLALFIDGSNLYAAAKALGFDIDYKLLRQEFERRGKLLRAFYYTALLENDDYSPIRPLVDWLHYNGYSMVTKPAKEYTDSQGRRKVKGNMDIELTVDAMELAPRVDHIVLFSGDGDFRPLVESLQRQGVRVSVVSTIRSQPPMIADELRRQADNFIELDALRDVIGRPPREPRFDREEETAGGN; this is encoded by the coding sequence ATGTTCTACAAGGACGAACGGCTTGCGCTGTTCATCGACGGGTCGAATCTCTACGCAGCTGCGAAGGCGCTCGGATTCGATATAGACTACAAGCTCCTTCGGCAGGAGTTCGAGCGGCGCGGCAAGTTGCTGCGGGCATTCTACTACACTGCGCTGCTGGAAAACGACGACTATTCGCCGATCAGACCGCTCGTCGACTGGCTGCATTACAACGGCTATTCGATGGTCACGAAACCGGCCAAGGAATACACCGACAGTCAGGGCCGGCGTAAGGTCAAGGGCAACATGGACATCGAGCTGACGGTCGACGCCATGGAACTGGCGCCGAGGGTCGATCACATCGTCCTGTTCTCCGGTGACGGGGATTTCCGGCCACTGGTCGAGAGCCTTCAGCGGCAGGGCGTGCGCGTTTCGGTCGTCTCGACCATCCGTTCGCAGCCGCCGATGATCGCCGACGAACTCCGACGCCAGGCCGACAATTTCATCGAGCTTGACGCCCTTCGCGACGTGATCGGCCGACCGCCGCGCGAGCCGCGCTTCGACCGCGAAGAAGAGACGGCCGGCGGGAACTGA
- the lepB gene encoding signal peptidase I — translation MATTAKDGIVETIKTVVYALLIAGVFRTLFYQPFWIPSGSMKDTLLIGDFLFVNKMAYGYSRYSCPFSACPISGRLFGSEPERGDVVVFRHPANGSDFIKRLIGLPGDTVQVKEGVLFLNGQPVPQEDGGLFEEIKAPQGSQRNMPRCANDPVGVGGACVKERKIETLPNGVRHDILNIANVPADNTPLYTVPEGHYFFMGDNRDNSQDSRFAVSSGGVGMLPAEYLIGRADRIMFSSAGRSLFFFWTWRSDRFFKAVE, via the coding sequence ATGGCCACGACGGCGAAGGACGGGATCGTCGAGACGATCAAGACGGTGGTTTATGCGCTCTTGATCGCGGGCGTCTTCCGCACTCTCTTTTACCAGCCGTTCTGGATCCCTTCGGGGTCGATGAAAGACACGCTGCTGATCGGGGATTTCCTCTTCGTCAACAAGATGGCCTACGGCTATTCGCGTTATTCCTGCCCGTTCTCCGCCTGCCCGATCAGCGGCCGCCTTTTCGGGTCGGAGCCCGAGCGCGGCGACGTCGTGGTCTTCCGCCACCCGGCCAACGGTTCCGATTTCATCAAGCGGCTGATCGGCCTTCCCGGCGATACGGTACAGGTGAAGGAGGGCGTGCTCTTCCTGAACGGTCAGCCGGTGCCGCAGGAGGATGGCGGCCTCTTCGAAGAGATCAAGGCCCCGCAAGGCTCCCAGCGCAACATGCCGCGCTGCGCCAACGATCCGGTCGGGGTCGGCGGCGCCTGCGTGAAGGAACGCAAGATCGAGACGCTGCCGAACGGTGTGAGGCACGACATCCTGAACATCGCCAATGTCCCGGCCGACAACACCCCGCTCTATACCGTGCCCGAGGGGCACTACTTCTTCATGGGCGACAACCGCGACAACAGCCAGGACAGCCGTTTCGCGGTCTCCTCGGGCGGGGTGGGCATGCTGCCGGCGGAATACCTGATCGGCCGCGCCGACCGGATCATGTTCTCCTCGGCCGGCCGCTCGCTCTTCTTCTTCTGGACCTGGCGGTCCGACCGCTTCTTCAAGGCGGTGGAGTGA
- a CDS encoding class I SAM-dependent DNA methyltransferase, whose amino-acid sequence MSADARTIAVYDAKAPDYDDRFRTVKPDRHLRAFVEALPQGAHVLDLGCGPANASAFLRAAGMVPDPVDASPAMVALANQRHGVGARLGTFDDIDAVGAYDGVWANFSLLHAARADLPRHLAALHRALKAGGLFHIGMKTGTGEARDALDRFYTYVGREELLGLLEAAGFTVIFEAEGTEVGLAGTSDPFLILRARACAAVDRAGSGT is encoded by the coding sequence GTGAGCGCGGATGCCCGCACGATCGCCGTCTACGACGCGAAGGCGCCGGATTACGATGACCGCTTCCGGACCGTGAAGCCCGACCGACACCTTCGCGCCTTCGTCGAGGCGCTGCCGCAGGGCGCGCATGTCCTCGACCTCGGCTGCGGGCCGGCCAATGCCTCGGCGTTCCTGCGCGCGGCCGGGATGGTGCCCGACCCGGTCGATGCCTCGCCCGCGATGGTCGCACTCGCCAACCAGCGTCACGGGGTCGGCGCCCGGCTCGGCACTTTCGACGATATTGACGCGGTCGGGGCCTATGACGGCGTCTGGGCGAATTTCTCGCTCCTCCACGCGGCCCGAGCCGACCTGCCGCGCCATCTCGCGGCATTGCACCGGGCGCTGAAAGCCGGCGGGCTTTTCCATATCGGCATGAAGACCGGAACCGGCGAGGCGCGCGACGCGCTTGACCGCTTTTATACCTATGTCGGTCGCGAAGAACTTCTGGGCCTGCTCGAAGCGGCAGGGTTCACCGTTATCTTCGAGGCGGAGGGGACGGAGGTTGGGCTGGCCGGAACGTCCGATCCGTTCCTGATCCTCCGCGCCCGCGCCTGCGCGGCGGTTGACCGCGCTGGCTCTGGCACCTAG
- the acpS gene encoding holo-ACP synthase, whose translation MILGIGTDLANIERIAATIDRFGDRFRNRVFTEVEQRKAERRKDAAGTYAKRWAAKEACSKALGTGLRMGISWKDMAVSNLRTGQPVMHLTGWAAERLAAMTPEGHEAIVHVTLTDDHPWAQAFVVIEARPIPRAT comes from the coding sequence ATGATCCTCGGCATCGGCACCGACCTTGCTAATATCGAGCGGATCGCCGCCACGATCGACCGCTTCGGCGACCGCTTTCGCAATCGGGTTTTCACCGAGGTCGAACAGCGCAAGGCCGAACGGCGCAAGGATGCGGCCGGCACCTATGCGAAGCGCTGGGCGGCGAAGGAGGCGTGCTCGAAGGCGCTGGGCACCGGGTTGCGAATGGGGATTTCCTGGAAGGACATGGCGGTCTCCAACCTCCGCACCGGCCAGCCCGTCATGCATCTGACCGGCTGGGCGGCGGAGCGGCTGGCGGCGATGACGCCCGAGGGGCACGAGGCCATCGTCCATGTCACGCTCACCGACGATCACCCCTGGGCGCAGGCTTTCGTGGTGATCGAAGCCCGACCGATCCCCCGCGCAACTTGA
- the folK gene encoding 2-amino-4-hydroxy-6-hydroxymethyldihydropteridine diphosphokinase, whose protein sequence is MDKLKHPTVRREYTGIRKLPQLWESVRKNRLAAVALGGNQPSPEGDSAATLVAALRAISQDIGGIVSVSRFFRTPAYPPGSGPDFVNAAALVATDLDASAMLSGLHAIEARFARKRDLRWGARTLDLDLVAFGDAVLPDPATEEHWRTLPPARQSVETPDRLILPHPRLQDRAFVLIPLAEIAPGWRHPVTGRSVAKMLEALPEADKAAICPI, encoded by the coding sequence GTGGACAAACTAAAGCACCCGACAGTCAGGCGAGAGTATACAGGAATACGCAAATTGCCACAGCTTTGGGAATCTGTCCGAAAGAACAGGCTAGCAGCCGTCGCTTTAGGCGGCAACCAGCCGTCGCCGGAAGGCGATTCCGCAGCCACTCTTGTTGCCGCATTACGCGCAATTTCGCAAGATATCGGCGGGATCGTTTCGGTATCGCGATTTTTCCGCACCCCGGCCTATCCACCTGGATCAGGGCCCGACTTCGTCAATGCGGCGGCTTTGGTCGCGACCGATCTCGATGCGTCCGCCATGCTCTCCGGCCTGCATGCGATCGAGGCGCGTTTCGCGCGGAAGCGCGACCTCCGCTGGGGTGCGCGGACGCTCGACCTCGATCTCGTCGCGTTTGGCGATGCGGTTCTGCCCGATCCGGCGACCGAGGAGCACTGGAGGACGCTGCCTCCCGCTCGCCAGTCCGTCGAGACGCCCGATCGCCTGATCCTGCCGCATCCGCGGCTTCAGGACCGCGCCTTCGTGCTGATTCCCTTGGCCGAGATCGCCCCCGGCTGGCGCCATCCCGTTACCGGGCGCAGCGTCGCGAAGATGCTCGAAGCGCTTCCCGAGGCCGACAAAGCGGCGATTTGCCCGATTTGA
- a CDS encoding YqaA family protein, translating to MTEALSLLGLFLAAFGAATLLPFQSEVFFVAVQAGALSGLPLIVAVASVGNTLGSAVNYALGRWVERFRDRHWFPVRPAQLARAQVWYARYGVWTLLLSWAPLGDAFTMVAGMMRTPPWLFLGLVALAKTGRYLALAWVTAGLLGD from the coding sequence ATGACAGAGGCCCTGTCGCTCCTCGGGCTCTTCTTGGCGGCGTTCGGCGCCGCCACTCTCTTGCCCTTCCAATCCGAAGTCTTCTTCGTCGCGGTTCAGGCCGGGGCGCTGAGCGGCCTGCCGCTGATCGTAGCCGTGGCGTCTGTCGGCAACACACTCGGCTCGGCGGTGAACTACGCGCTCGGCCGCTGGGTCGAGCGCTTCCGCGACCGGCACTGGTTCCCGGTTCGCCCGGCACAGCTTGCGCGCGCGCAGGTCTGGTATGCCCGCTACGGCGTCTGGACCCTGCTGCTCAGCTGGGCGCCGCTTGGCGACGCTTTCACGATGGTAGCGGGAATGATGCGCACCCCGCCCTGGCTCTTTCTCGGCCTCGTCGCGCTGGCCAAGACCGGCCGCTACCTCGCGCTGGCGTGGGTGACGGCCGGCCTGCTCGGGGACTAG
- a CDS encoding DUF2062 domain-containing protein, which produces MVFKRRNPRTYLQMLAEAFWPRGGWTRAFHYVKHRIRRLPDDPHRIARGVGAGVFISFTPLFGLHFISAMISAKVVRGNILASLLGTFFGNPVTFPIIAFTSMKLGHLILGTSFDESQHATLFGKFVGAGHDLKHNFFALFTDETTQWVNLYNFWNEVFLPYLVGGFLPGIIAGVLSYYLSAPVIAAYQKHRRKRLKDRFEKLRARLHARNEQAREKG; this is translated from the coding sequence GTGGTCTTCAAGCGGCGTAACCCGCGGACCTATCTGCAAATGTTGGCCGAGGCCTTCTGGCCGCGCGGCGGCTGGACGCGCGCGTTCCACTACGTCAAGCACCGCATCCGGCGGCTGCCGGATGATCCGCACCGGATCGCCCGTGGCGTCGGTGCCGGCGTCTTCATCAGCTTCACGCCGCTCTTCGGGCTGCATTTCATTTCCGCGATGATCTCGGCGAAGGTCGTGCGCGGCAACATCCTCGCGTCGCTCCTCGGCACGTTTTTCGGAAACCCGGTGACCTTCCCGATCATCGCCTTCACCTCGATGAAGCTCGGGCACCTGATCCTCGGGACGAGTTTCGACGAAAGCCAGCACGCGACGCTCTTCGGCAAGTTCGTTGGCGCAGGCCATGACCTGAAGCACAACTTCTTCGCGCTGTTCACCGATGAGACGACGCAGTGGGTCAATCTCTACAACTTCTGGAACGAGGTCTTTCTGCCCTACCTCGTGGGAGGATTCCTGCCCGGGATCATCGCCGGGGTGCTGTCCTACTACCTTTCGGCGCCGGTGATCGCGGCCTATCAGAAGCACCGCCGGAAGCGGTTGAAAGACCGCTTCGAAAAACTCAGGGCACGGCTTCACGCACGTAATGAGCAGGCCCGTGAAAAGGGCTGA
- a CDS encoding pyridoxine 5'-phosphate synthase, with translation MDDLRLGVNIDHVATVRNARGSAYPDPVRAAKLAEAAGADGITAHLREDRRHITDDDIERLMAALTLPLNFEMAATEEMQKIALRHRPHAVCIVPEKREERTTEGGLEVAREENRLAHFIAPLAEVGCRVSIFIAADAAQIEAAARIGAAVVELHTGAYCDLHAEGKFTERDAELARLREMSAFAHSLGLEVHAGHGLTYDTVGPVAAFPEVRELNIGHFLIGEAIFTGLKPAIQEMRRLMDAARTNP, from the coding sequence TTGGACGATCTCAGGCTCGGTGTGAATATCGACCACGTGGCGACGGTGCGGAACGCTCGTGGCTCCGCTTATCCTGACCCGGTCAGGGCGGCCAAACTGGCTGAAGCGGCGGGTGCTGATGGAATCACCGCGCATTTGCGCGAAGACCGCCGCCACATCACTGACGACGATATCGAACGGTTGATGGCGGCTCTGACCTTGCCGCTGAATTTTGAAATGGCGGCGACTGAGGAGATGCAGAAGATCGCGCTTCGCCACCGACCCCATGCCGTCTGTATCGTGCCGGAAAAGCGTGAGGAGCGGACGACCGAAGGTGGGCTTGAAGTGGCGCGTGAGGAGAACCGGCTTGCGCATTTCATCGCGCCCTTGGCCGAGGTCGGCTGTCGTGTCTCGATCTTCATCGCCGCCGATGCTGCCCAGATCGAGGCGGCCGCCCGCATCGGCGCTGCGGTGGTGGAACTTCACACCGGGGCGTACTGCGATCTTCACGCGGAAGGAAAATTTACCGAACGCGATGCCGAGCTTGCACGGCTGCGCGAGATGTCGGCCTTCGCACACTCCCTCGGGCTCGAGGTGCATGCCGGCCACGGCCTGACATATGATACGGTCGGCCCGGTCGCGGCCTTTCCCGAGGTGCGGGAACTCAATATCGGCCATTTCCTGATCGGCGAGGCGATCTTCACCGGTCTCAAGCCAGCGATCCAAGAGATGCGCCGCCTGATGGACGCCGCGCGCACGAACCCATGA
- the rnhA gene encoding ribonuclease HI, whose amino-acid sequence MPELFAYTDGACSGNPGPGGWGVLMIARNGDEVVKTREMNGGEVETTNNRMELLAAISALEALKRDSAITVVTDSAYVKNGVSTWIHGWKRNGWRTADRKPVKNVDLWQRLEAAQSGHKVRWEWIKGHAGHPENERADELARAGMAPFKPKKKPRADDAA is encoded by the coding sequence ATGCCCGAGCTATTCGCCTATACCGACGGAGCCTGCTCCGGCAATCCCGGCCCGGGCGGCTGGGGCGTCCTGATGATCGCCCGCAATGGCGACGAGGTCGTCAAGACCCGCGAGATGAACGGGGGTGAGGTCGAGACGACGAACAACCGGATGGAGCTTCTGGCGGCAATCTCGGCGCTGGAAGCGTTGAAGCGCGACAGCGCGATCACCGTCGTCACCGACAGCGCCTATGTGAAGAACGGCGTCTCCACATGGATTCACGGCTGGAAGCGCAATGGCTGGAGGACGGCGGACAGGAAGCCGGTCAAGAACGTCGATCTCTGGCAGCGCCTCGAGGCCGCGCAGTCGGGCCACAAGGTGCGGTGGGAATGGATCAAGGGCCATGCCGGCCACCCCGAGAACGAACGCGCGGACGAACTGGCCCGGGCGGGCATGGCGCCCTTCAAGCCGAAGAAGAAGCCCCGCGCCGATGACGCTGCTTGA
- the rpoZ gene encoding DNA-directed RNA polymerase subunit omega encodes MARVTVEDCVDKVPNRFELVMLAAHRAREIAAGSPLTIDRDNDKNPVVSLREIADETQAAADLRERMIESNQTQIEVDEPEDDAMALLMGAEVDRPQDDDMSEEKLLRALMEAQGQG; translated from the coding sequence ATGGCCCGCGTGACGGTCGAAGACTGCGTTGACAAGGTTCCGAACCGGTTCGAGCTGGTGATGCTTGCCGCCCATCGTGCACGCGAGATCGCGGCCGGCTCTCCGCTGACCATCGACCGCGACAACGACAAGAACCCCGTCGTCTCGCTCCGCGAGATCGCCGACGAGACACAGGCCGCTGCCGATCTGCGCGAGCGCATGATCGAGAGCAACCAGACCCAGATCGAGGTCGATGAGCCCGAGGACGACGCGATGGCGCTTCTGATGGGGGCCGAGGTCGACCGCCCGCAGGACGACGACATGTCGGAAGAGAAGCTGCTCCGGGCGCTGATGGAAGCTCAGGGCCAGGGTTAA
- a CDS encoding RelA/SpoT family protein, whose product MIDVEDLIALVRNYNPRTNEDLIRKAYDYGRRMHEGQKRHSGEAYFTHPVAVAAILTEQRLDDASIITALLHDTIEDTKSTYTEIAAQFGDEVAELVDGVTKLTNLQLSSTETKQSENFRKLFMAMSKDLRVILVKLADRLHNMRTIKSLPMEKQVRKARETMDIFAPLAGRMGMQWMREELEDLSFRVINPEARASIIRRYITLQKETGDVIHKITADIRTELEKEGIDADVWGRAKKPYSIWRKMQEKQLAFSRLSDIYGFRVICRTESDCYRILGAIHRRWRAVPGRFKDYISQPKSNGYRSIHTTVSGRDGKRVEVQIRTRQMHEVAEAGVAAHWSYRDGERAQNPFAVDPAKWIATLTERFDTADDHDEFLENVKLEMYSDQVFCFTPKGDVVQLPKGATPIDFAYSIHTRIGNSCVGAKVDGIRVPLWTRLKNGQSVEVITATGQRPQATWIDIVVTGRAKSAIRRSLREEDRERFVKLGQELARVAFEHVGRKVSDKALRTAAKTLGLSDETEVLARLGSAELTAREVIEAIYPELATQQSVEEVDHRRSVVGLTADQSFRRANCCQPVPGERIVGITYRGQGVVVHAIDCPALAEFEEQPARWVDLHWHSGRHAPVHTVSLNMTITNDAGVLGRICTLIGEQKANISDLTFVDRKPDFYRLIVEVDVRDAEHLHMVLTALEAESDVAQVERYRDLSRKP is encoded by the coding sequence ATGATCGACGTCGAAGACCTGATCGCACTGGTCCGCAACTATAATCCCCGCACGAATGAAGACCTGATACGGAAAGCCTACGACTATGGCCGCCGGATGCACGAGGGTCAGAAACGTCATTCGGGCGAGGCTTACTTTACCCATCCCGTCGCCGTCGCCGCGATCCTGACCGAGCAGCGGCTCGACGACGCGTCGATCATCACCGCGCTTTTGCACGACACGATCGAGGACACCAAGTCCACCTATACCGAGATTGCCGCCCAGTTCGGCGACGAGGTGGCGGAACTGGTCGATGGTGTCACCAAGCTCACCAATCTTCAGCTTTCTTCGACCGAGACCAAGCAGTCGGAGAATTTCCGCAAGCTCTTCATGGCGATGTCGAAGGATCTGCGGGTGATCCTCGTCAAGCTTGCCGACCGGCTTCACAACATGCGCACGATCAAGTCGCTGCCGATGGAAAAGCAGGTCAGGAAGGCGCGCGAGACGATGGATATCTTTGCGCCGCTCGCCGGCCGCATGGGCATGCAGTGGATGCGCGAGGAACTGGAGGATCTGTCGTTCCGGGTGATCAACCCCGAGGCGCGCGCCTCGATCATCCGGCGCTACATCACGTTGCAAAAGGAAACCGGCGACGTGATCCACAAGATCACCGCCGATATCCGCACCGAGCTTGAGAAGGAAGGGATCGACGCCGACGTCTGGGGCCGCGCCAAGAAGCCCTATTCGATCTGGCGCAAGATGCAGGAAAAGCAGCTGGCGTTCTCGCGGCTGTCCGACATCTACGGGTTCCGCGTCATCTGCCGGACGGAATCGGATTGCTACCGCATTCTTGGCGCGATCCACCGCCGGTGGCGGGCGGTGCCGGGGCGGTTCAAGGATTATATCAGCCAGCCGAAGTCGAACGGATACCGCTCGATCCATACAACCGTGTCGGGCCGGGACGGCAAGCGGGTTGAAGTGCAGATCCGCACCCGGCAGATGCACGAGGTCGCCGAAGCCGGCGTTGCCGCGCACTGGTCCTACCGCGATGGCGAACGCGCCCAGAACCCCTTCGCCGTCGATCCGGCGAAATGGATCGCGACGCTGACCGAACGCTTCGATACCGCCGACGATCATGACGAGTTCCTCGAGAACGTGAAGCTCGAAATGTATTCGGACCAGGTCTTCTGCTTCACGCCCAAGGGCGATGTGGTGCAGCTGCCGAAAGGGGCGACGCCGATCGACTTTGCCTATTCGATCCACACCCGGATCGGGAATTCATGTGTCGGCGCCAAGGTCGACGGCATCCGGGTGCCGCTCTGGACCCGCCTCAAGAACGGCCAGTCGGTCGAGGTCATCACCGCGACCGGGCAGCGCCCGCAGGCGACCTGGATCGACATCGTCGTCACCGGCCGGGCGAAATCGGCCATCCGCCGGTCCCTGCGCGAGGAGGACCGCGAGCGCTTCGTCAAGCTCGGCCAGGAGCTGGCGCGGGTGGCCTTCGAACATGTCGGCCGCAAGGTTTCGGACAAGGCGCTCAGGACCGCCGCGAAGACGCTCGGCCTCAGTGACGAGACCGAAGTCCTTGCGCGGTTGGGCAGCGCCGAGTTGACGGCGCGCGAGGTGATCGAGGCGATCTACCCCGAGCTTGCGACACAGCAATCGGTCGAGGAGGTGGATCACCGCCGGTCGGTTGTCGGCCTGACGGCCGACCAATCGTTCCGGCGCGCGAATTGCTGCCAGCCGGTGCCGGGCGAACGCATCGTCGGGATCACCTATCGCGGTCAGGGCGTGGTCGTGCATGCGATCGACTGCCCGGCCCTCGCGGAATTCGAGGAACAGCCGGCCCGCTGGGTCGACCTGCACTGGCATTCAGGCCGGCATGCGCCGGTTCACACGGTCAGCCTCAACATGACCATCACCAACGATGCCGGGGTTCTGGGGCGGATATGCACCTTGATCGGCGAACAGAAGGCCAATATCTCCGACCTTACTTTCGTCGACCGAAAGCCGGATTTTTACCGTCTTATCGTGGAAGTTGATGTCCGGGATGCGGAGCATCTCCATATGGTGCTGACCGCCCTTGAGGCGGAAAGCGACGTGGCACAGGTTGAGCGTTACCGCGACCTCAGCCGCAAGCCCTGA
- a CDS encoding NADPH:quinone reductase, whose product MKAVWYEGFGPADDVLTFGDLPDPTPGPGEVLVRLRASGVNPSDVKLRAGARAGAVMAWPRIVPHSDGAGVIEAVGAGVDAARVGERVWIWNGQWQRPFGTAAELIALPSAQAVRLPDGTSFAEAACLGIPAMTAWYALFADGPIAGKTVLVTGGAGTVGRYACQMARLGGARVITTVSSPEKTAHSTAEDWINYRETDVAAAVMDLTGGAGVDRIVEVDFAANQQASLAILKPGGVVASYASASKMKPELEFYGFMFRNVTLRMLIVYQLDPETHRRGEAQLTEWLEAGALSHAVVPGGTLADCASAHRIVEAGEKLGTVVLDLSR is encoded by the coding sequence ATGAAGGCGGTCTGGTACGAGGGGTTCGGCCCCGCCGATGACGTCCTGACCTTCGGCGATCTGCCCGACCCCACGCCGGGTCCGGGTGAGGTTCTGGTACGACTTCGTGCCTCTGGCGTGAACCCTTCGGACGTCAAATTGCGGGCGGGTGCCCGCGCAGGTGCCGTTATGGCATGGCCTCGCATTGTGCCGCATTCCGACGGCGCGGGTGTCATCGAGGCGGTTGGCGCCGGTGTTGACGCGGCGAGGGTCGGAGAGCGTGTCTGGATCTGGAACGGCCAGTGGCAGCGCCCCTTCGGCACGGCGGCGGAACTGATCGCGCTGCCCTCCGCGCAGGCCGTGCGCCTGCCCGATGGTACCAGCTTTGCCGAGGCCGCCTGTCTCGGCATCCCGGCAATGACGGCATGGTATGCCCTCTTCGCGGATGGCCCCATCGCCGGGAAAACCGTTCTGGTGACCGGCGGGGCCGGCACCGTTGGTCGCTACGCCTGCCAGATGGCCCGGCTCGGCGGCGCGCGCGTGATCACGACCGTCTCGTCGCCCGAAAAGACTGCACATTCCACCGCAGAAGACTGGATCAACTACCGCGAAACCGATGTGGCGGCGGCGGTGATGGATCTGACCGGCGGCGCGGGCGTGGACCGGATCGTCGAGGTCGACTTCGCGGCGAACCAGCAGGCATCACTGGCGATCCTCAAGCCGGGCGGGGTGGTCGCTTCCTACGCGTCGGCCTCGAAGATGAAGCCGGAACTTGAATTCTACGGTTTCATGTTCCGCAACGTGACGCTTCGGATGCTGATCGTCTACCAGCTTGATCCTGAGACCCACAGGCGCGGCGAAGCGCAGCTGACGGAATGGCTGGAGGCGGGCGCCCTCAGCCACGCCGTCGTGCCGGGCGGAACGCTGGCCGACTGCGCAAGTGCCCACCGCATCGTGGAGGCCGGTGAGAAGCTCGGCACCGTGGTCTTGGACCTGAGCCGATGA
- the ispH gene encoding 4-hydroxy-3-methylbut-2-enyl diphosphate reductase gives MDRPRLILYLAAPRGFCAGVDRAIKIVEMAIQKWGAPVYVRHEIVHNKFVVDGLREKGAVFVEELDECPSDRPVIFSAHGVPKAVPAEAARREMVYVDATCPLVSKVHIEAERHHENGLQMVMIGHAGHPETLGTMGQLPEGEVLLVETVADVAEISPRDPSKLAFITQTTLSVDDTADIVAALKARFPAIVGPHKEDICYATTNRQEAVKAVAPKIDALLVIGAPNSSNSKRLVEVGQAAGCAYAQLVQRADDIDWRALGAAKAVGVTAGASAPEILVNEVIDAFRARFDVTLELVETALENVEFKVPRVLREPA, from the coding sequence ATGGATCGGCCCCGCCTCATCCTCTATCTCGCCGCCCCGCGCGGCTTCTGCGCCGGCGTCGACCGCGCGATCAAGATCGTCGAGATGGCGATCCAGAAGTGGGGGGCGCCGGTCTATGTCCGCCACGAGATCGTGCACAACAAGTTCGTGGTGGACGGGTTGCGCGAAAAGGGCGCCGTCTTCGTCGAGGAGTTGGACGAATGCCCCTCCGACCGGCCGGTGATCTTCTCGGCCCACGGTGTGCCGAAGGCCGTGCCGGCCGAGGCCGCGCGGCGCGAGATGGTCTATGTCGATGCGACCTGTCCGTTGGTCTCCAAGGTGCATATCGAGGCCGAAAGGCACCACGAGAACGGCCTGCAAATGGTGATGATCGGCCATGCCGGTCACCCCGAAACGCTCGGCACGATGGGGCAATTGCCGGAGGGCGAGGTGCTTCTGGTCGAAACGGTCGCCGATGTCGCGGAGATCAGTCCGCGCGATCCCTCGAAGCTCGCCTTCATCACCCAGACCACGCTGTCGGTGGACGATACCGCCGATATCGTCGCGGCACTCAAGGCGCGCTTTCCGGCCATCGTCGGCCCGCACAAGGAAGATATCTGTTACGCGACGACGAACCGTCAGGAGGCGGTAAAGGCCGTTGCCCCGAAGATAGACGCGCTCCTGGTGATCGGAGCACCGAATTCGTCGAACTCCAAACGCCTGGTGGAAGTCGGGCAGGCGGCAGGCTGCGCCTATGCCCAGCTTGTCCAGCGCGCGGACGATATCGACTGGCGCGCCCTCGGCGCCGCGAAGGCAGTCGGTGTGACCGCAGGCGCCTCGGCCCCCGAGATCCTCGTGAACGAGGTGATCGACGCCTTCCGCGCCCGGTTCGACGTGACGCTGGAACTGGTGGAGACGGCCCTGGAGAATGTCGAATTCAAGGTGCCGCGCGTCCTGAGGGAACCGGCGTGA